The following are encoded in a window of Glandiceps talaboti chromosome 5, keGlaTala1.1, whole genome shotgun sequence genomic DNA:
- the LOC144435508 gene encoding carbohydrate sulfotransferase 11-like translates to MIYRSSDKVVKFMSIVVKRLASLRGVMSQVAELCQEFKNATGGFQLSQRKDVRKNSTEYATEDVYQHRIDVYRDGCNDTRRSFKAHQNNSNIGKTLLYEDNSKLIYCLLPKVGCTNWLKVWLVLLGVANSSQVNTMHHNKVHFGYGNVYPHLRKLNGTDQKQRLENYLKFIFVRHPFNRLLSAFRNKFELTDRWNVHFLQNYGTKIIRRYRTGANKMSTAQVAKLRQHVQFHEFVQYIIDSAGTSKVDSHWKPMYQLCSACDVNYNVIGKFENLQEDARYVLKRAGVDDIVSYPAFDTHVTNSSDTDLLRRYYSSISKENILKLYNIYKPDFTLFGYPFPGDYMQWSTTS, encoded by the exons agttcaAGAATGCAACCGGAGGTTTCCAGCTCTCACAGAGAAAAGATGTTCGCAAGAACTCGACAGAATACGCCACAGAG GATGTTTACCAGCATCGTATAGATGTTTATAGAGATGGATGTAATGATACAAGAAGAAGCTTTAAGGCACACCAGAATAATTCCAACATTGGTAAAACTTTACTGTATGAAGACAATTCCAAACTTATCTACTGTTTATTACCTAAAGTAGGCTGCACAAACTGGCTCAAAGTTTGGTTAGTTCTACTGGGTGTTGCAAATTCCTCTCAGGTTAATACTATGCATCACAATAAAGTTCATTTTGGCTATGGTAACGTTTACCCACATCTAAGAAAACTGAATGGAACTGACCAAAAGCAACGTTTGGAGAACTATctcaaattcatttttgttcGCCATCCCTTCAATCGTTTATTGTCAGCCTTCAGAAACAAATTTGAATTGACAGATCGGTGGAATGTACACTTCCTTCAGAATTATGGAACAAAGATCATTCGGCGATATCGGACAGGGGCAAATAAGATGTCAACAGCGCAAGTAGCTAAACTCCGTCAGCATGTACAATTCCACGAGTTTGTTCAATATATCATAGACTCGGCAGGTACATCAAAGGTTGATAGCCACTGGAAACCAATGTATCAACTTTGCTCTGCGTGTGACGTAAACTATAATGTCATAGGCAAGTTTGAGAATCTTCAAGAAGACGCCCGCTACGTTCTGAAGCGGGCAGGAGTTGATGACATAGTTTCATATCCTGCATTCGATACGCATGTCACCAACAGTTCTGATACTGACTTACTTCGTCGATATTACTCTAGTATATCTAAAGAAAATATTCTAAaactgtataatatatacaaaccaGACTTTACGTTATTCGGATATCCATTTCCGGGGGATTATATGCAGTGGTCAACTACTTCTTAG